One genomic segment of Ricinus communis isolate WT05 ecotype wild-type chromosome 5, ASM1957865v1, whole genome shotgun sequence includes these proteins:
- the LOC8270673 gene encoding aspartate-semialdehyde dehydrogenase: MATLTHPHHQAHLFSKFSLKSKPKFTPSSSRIKMSLQETGPSLAVVGVTGAVGQEFLSVLSDRNFPYRSIKMLASKRSAGKQLTFQDNNYTVEELTADSFDGVDIALFSAGGSISKEFGPIAVDKGSIVVDNSSAFRMVEGVPLVIPEVNPEAMKEIKFGLKKGALIANPNCSTIICLMAATPLHRHAKVQRMVVSTYQAASGAGAAAMEELELQTREVLQGKPPTCNIFKQQYAFNLFSHNAPVQSNGYNEEEMKLVKETRKIWNDMNVKVTATCIRVPVMRAHAESVNLQFEKPLDEDTARDILKNAPGVVVIDNRASNHFPTPLEVSNKDDVAVGRIRQDVSQEGNHGLDIFVCGDQIRKGAALNAIQIAELLL, from the exons ATGGCAACTCTTACACACCCACATCACCAAGCCCATCTCTTTTCCAAATTCTCTCTCAAGTCCAAACCCAAATTCACTCCTTCTTCATCAAGAATCAAAATGTCCCTTCAAGAAACCGGTCCTTCCCTCGCCGTCGTCGGCGTCACTGGAGCCGTCGGACAAGAGTTTCTATCTGTGCTTTCTGATAGAAACTTCCCTTACCGATCAATTAAAATGTTAGCTTCCAAACGCTCAGCTGGAAAGCAGCTAACTTTTCAAGACAACAATTATACAGTTGAAGAGCTAACTGCTGATAGCTTTGATGGTGTCGACATTGCGCTTTTCAGTGCTGGTGGGTCTATTAGTAAAGAGTTTGGGCCGATTGCTGTGGATAAAGGTTCAATTGTTGTGGATAATAGTTCTGCTTTTAGAATGGTTGAGGGTGTTCCTTTGGTTATTCCTGAAGTGAATCCTGAGGCTATGAAAGAGATTAAATTTGGATTAAAGAAGGGCGCTTTGATTGCGAATCCGAATTGTTCTACTATTATTTGTTTGATGGCTGCTACACCTTTGCATAGACACGCTAAG GTGCAACGCATGGTTGTCAGTACGTATCAGGCAGCTAGTGGTGCTGGTGCTGCTGCAATGGAAGAGCTGGAGCTGCAGACTCGCGAG GTCTTGCAAGGAAAACCACCCACATGCAATATTTTTAAGCAACAG TATGccttcaatttattttcacaCAATGCACCTGTTCAATCAAATGGatacaatgaagaagaaatgaaattAGTAAAAGAAACTCGGAAAATTTGG AATGACATGAATGTTAAGGTCACTGCTACCTGTATACGAGTTCCTGTCATGCGTGCACATGCTGAAAGTGTTAATCTTCAATTTGAGAAGCCCCTTGATGAG GACACAGCAAGGGATATTCTGAAGAATGCCCCTGGGGTGGTGGTTATCGATAACCGAGCCTCCAATCACTTTCCTACTCCATTGGAGGTATCAAACAAGGATGATGTTGCAGTCGGTAGAATCCGCCAAGATGTGTCTCAAGAAGGGAATCATGG GTTGGATATCTTTGTTTGTGGGGATCAAATACGCAAGGGGGCTGCACTTAACGCCATTCAGATTGCTGAGTTGCTGCTATAG